The Coffea arabica cultivar ET-39 chromosome 1e, Coffea Arabica ET-39 HiFi, whole genome shotgun sequence genome has a window encoding:
- the LOC113712264 gene encoding protein NETWORKED 4A isoform X2 — protein MAATLVKRNKLKKTVSKKSHSWWWDSHVSPKNSRWLQENLEEMDQNIKRMLKLIEHDADSFAKKAEMYYQKRPELINLVEEFYRMYRSLAERYDHVTGELRKSIPSDLQSQGSGISDISSEPPSTLPSPDRRPSRRKSGTRAAGFEFFLGAGGNGTDMSNKEGDESSTLDSDSESDDSSVNNYTATHGSDDDQGLRKRIIELEVELRDAKEKFLMLQEEISEGSHRGTKNENSEILLARLAGYEEELRKAREKIRLSEEQINMLKDELQKYKTMEFTNSVHGKDVSVLEDAVVVEDGSKVHKQELTDLHEPNGDSETVHSEDKIHNLKKELKITKEKLLDSEKEVARLSLELQNNGSAIHGLQDQLGSAQKDISTWKTKLEKERREVLKLQDRIVRYKSNVSDRDQEIRRLRETISNANESLSEENSQLRTEITRMVKEKTYLEDNLKEMDLRCQSLEEDVRRIKVGKAEMEAMLGAEIDELRVGILEKSSHVEELNRSLDTFKLNYETLRAEKDALDAKIVMYVAEISSKDIRFDEMNKHLHQLHVQHVELIARADVARKQAEELQLRIKELEREVGRQRELILEGAEEKREAIRQLCFSLEHYRNGYHMLRQAVIGHKRLPVMAS, from the exons ATGGCAGCCACCTTG GTCAAGCGGAATAAGTTGAAGAAGACTGTGTCAAAAAAATCACATTCCTGGTGGTGGGATAGCCACGTCAGTCCTAAAAACTCTAGGTGGCTTCAAGAAAATCTCGAAG AGATGGATCAGAATATCAAACGGATGCTGAAACTCATTGAACATGATGCGGATTCGTTTGCTAAAAAGGCCGAAATGTATTACCAGAAGAGGCCAGAACTTATTAATCTCGTTGAGGAGTTCTACCGAATGTACAGGTCATTGGCAGAGCGTTATGATCATGTTACTGGAGAGCTTCGGAAAAGCATTCCCTCGGATCTCCAATCGCAGGGCTCCGGCATCTCAGATATAAGTTCTGAACCACCTTCCACTTTGCCATCTCCTGATCGACGGCCCAGCCGACGAAAATCTGGTACCCGTGCTGCTGGATTTGAGTTTTTTCTTGGGGCTGGTGGAAATGGCACAGACATGTCCAACAAAGAAGGAGATGAATCATCAACCCTGGATTCTGATTCAGAATCAGATGATTCTTCTGTAAACAATTACACAGCAACACACGGTAGTGATGATGACCAAGGTTTGCGTAAGAGGATTATTGAATTGGAGGTAGAGCTCCGTgatgcaaaagaaaagtttttaaTGCTACAGGAGGAGATTTCCGAAGGCTCCCACCGAGGAACCAAAAATGAAAACTCTGAAATTTTGCTGGCTAGACTAGCAGGATATGAGGAAGAGTTGAGGAAAGCAAGGGAGAAGATTAGACTATCTGAGGAACAGATTAACATGTTGAAAGATGAGCTCCAAAAGTACAAGACGATGGAATTCACCAACAGTGTGCATGGTAAGGATGTCTCTGTGCTGGAAGATGCAGTGGTTGTGGAAGACGGTTCCAAGGTGCACAAACAAGAGCTGACAGACCTTCATGAACCCAATGGTGATTCGGAAACAGTGCACTCAGAAGACAAAATCCACAACCTCAAGAAAGAGTTAAAAATTACGAAAGAGAAGCTTCTTGATTCCGAGAAGGAAGTTGCACGCTTAAGCTTGGAACTTCAGAATAATGGATCGGCTATCCATGGCTTGCAGGATCAGCTAGGATCAGCACAAAAAGATATTTCTACTTGGAAAaccaaacttgaaaaagagagaAGGGAGGTCTTGAAGCTGCAGGACCGAATTGTGAGGTATAAATCCAATGTATCAGATCGTGATCAAGAAATCAGGAGATTAAGGGAAACAATTTCCAATGCTAACGAGAGCTTATCAGAGGAGAACTCTCAGCTTCGAACTGAAATTACTCGAATGGTGAAGGAAAAGACGTATCTGGAGGATAATCTGAAAGAAATGGATTTACGCTGCCAATCTTTGGAAGAGGATGTCAGACGGATCAAGGTGGGGAAAGCAGAGATGGAAGCTATGCTTGGGGCTGAAATCGACGAATTGAGGGTAGGCATTCTCGAGAAGAGCAGTCACGTTGAAGAACTGAATAGAAGTCTTGATACATTTAAGTTGAACTATGAAACATTGAGGGCAGAGAAGGATGCACTTGATGCAAAAATTGTTATGTATGTTGCAGAAATTAGTTCCAAAGACATCCGCTTTGATGAAATGAACAAGCATTTGCACCAATTGCATGTGCAGCATGTTGAGTTGATTGCTCGAGCTGATGTAGCGCGTAAACAGGCGGAAGAGCTGCAATTAAGAATTAAAGAACTGGAGAGAGAGGTGGGGAGGCAGCGAGAATTAATTTTGGAAGGAGcagaagagaaaagagaggctATAAGGCAGCTATGCTTCTCACTTGAGCATTATAGGAACGGCTACCATATGCTACGGCAGGCTGTCATAGGGCACAAGCGACTTCCAGTGATGGCATCCTAA
- the LOC113712264 gene encoding protein NETWORKED 4A isoform X1, with amino-acid sequence MLSQIAGKSLCSDQGVLHEFCSISTMAATLVKRNKLKKTVSKKSHSWWWDSHVSPKNSRWLQENLEEMDQNIKRMLKLIEHDADSFAKKAEMYYQKRPELINLVEEFYRMYRSLAERYDHVTGELRKSIPSDLQSQGSGISDISSEPPSTLPSPDRRPSRRKSGTRAAGFEFFLGAGGNGTDMSNKEGDESSTLDSDSESDDSSVNNYTATHGSDDDQGLRKRIIELEVELRDAKEKFLMLQEEISEGSHRGTKNENSEILLARLAGYEEELRKAREKIRLSEEQINMLKDELQKYKTMEFTNSVHGKDVSVLEDAVVVEDGSKVHKQELTDLHEPNGDSETVHSEDKIHNLKKELKITKEKLLDSEKEVARLSLELQNNGSAIHGLQDQLGSAQKDISTWKTKLEKERREVLKLQDRIVRYKSNVSDRDQEIRRLRETISNANESLSEENSQLRTEITRMVKEKTYLEDNLKEMDLRCQSLEEDVRRIKVGKAEMEAMLGAEIDELRVGILEKSSHVEELNRSLDTFKLNYETLRAEKDALDAKIVMYVAEISSKDIRFDEMNKHLHQLHVQHVELIARADVARKQAEELQLRIKELEREVGRQRELILEGAEEKREAIRQLCFSLEHYRNGYHMLRQAVIGHKRLPVMAS; translated from the exons ATGCTGAGCCAAATTGCAGGTAAATCCCTTTGTTCAGACCAAGGTGTTCTACACGAGTTCTGCTCAATCAGCACAATGGCAGCCACCTTG GTCAAGCGGAATAAGTTGAAGAAGACTGTGTCAAAAAAATCACATTCCTGGTGGTGGGATAGCCACGTCAGTCCTAAAAACTCTAGGTGGCTTCAAGAAAATCTCGAAG AGATGGATCAGAATATCAAACGGATGCTGAAACTCATTGAACATGATGCGGATTCGTTTGCTAAAAAGGCCGAAATGTATTACCAGAAGAGGCCAGAACTTATTAATCTCGTTGAGGAGTTCTACCGAATGTACAGGTCATTGGCAGAGCGTTATGATCATGTTACTGGAGAGCTTCGGAAAAGCATTCCCTCGGATCTCCAATCGCAGGGCTCCGGCATCTCAGATATAAGTTCTGAACCACCTTCCACTTTGCCATCTCCTGATCGACGGCCCAGCCGACGAAAATCTGGTACCCGTGCTGCTGGATTTGAGTTTTTTCTTGGGGCTGGTGGAAATGGCACAGACATGTCCAACAAAGAAGGAGATGAATCATCAACCCTGGATTCTGATTCAGAATCAGATGATTCTTCTGTAAACAATTACACAGCAACACACGGTAGTGATGATGACCAAGGTTTGCGTAAGAGGATTATTGAATTGGAGGTAGAGCTCCGTgatgcaaaagaaaagtttttaaTGCTACAGGAGGAGATTTCCGAAGGCTCCCACCGAGGAACCAAAAATGAAAACTCTGAAATTTTGCTGGCTAGACTAGCAGGATATGAGGAAGAGTTGAGGAAAGCAAGGGAGAAGATTAGACTATCTGAGGAACAGATTAACATGTTGAAAGATGAGCTCCAAAAGTACAAGACGATGGAATTCACCAACAGTGTGCATGGTAAGGATGTCTCTGTGCTGGAAGATGCAGTGGTTGTGGAAGACGGTTCCAAGGTGCACAAACAAGAGCTGACAGACCTTCATGAACCCAATGGTGATTCGGAAACAGTGCACTCAGAAGACAAAATCCACAACCTCAAGAAAGAGTTAAAAATTACGAAAGAGAAGCTTCTTGATTCCGAGAAGGAAGTTGCACGCTTAAGCTTGGAACTTCAGAATAATGGATCGGCTATCCATGGCTTGCAGGATCAGCTAGGATCAGCACAAAAAGATATTTCTACTTGGAAAaccaaacttgaaaaagagagaAGGGAGGTCTTGAAGCTGCAGGACCGAATTGTGAGGTATAAATCCAATGTATCAGATCGTGATCAAGAAATCAGGAGATTAAGGGAAACAATTTCCAATGCTAACGAGAGCTTATCAGAGGAGAACTCTCAGCTTCGAACTGAAATTACTCGAATGGTGAAGGAAAAGACGTATCTGGAGGATAATCTGAAAGAAATGGATTTACGCTGCCAATCTTTGGAAGAGGATGTCAGACGGATCAAGGTGGGGAAAGCAGAGATGGAAGCTATGCTTGGGGCTGAAATCGACGAATTGAGGGTAGGCATTCTCGAGAAGAGCAGTCACGTTGAAGAACTGAATAGAAGTCTTGATACATTTAAGTTGAACTATGAAACATTGAGGGCAGAGAAGGATGCACTTGATGCAAAAATTGTTATGTATGTTGCAGAAATTAGTTCCAAAGACATCCGCTTTGATGAAATGAACAAGCATTTGCACCAATTGCATGTGCAGCATGTTGAGTTGATTGCTCGAGCTGATGTAGCGCGTAAACAGGCGGAAGAGCTGCAATTAAGAATTAAAGAACTGGAGAGAGAGGTGGGGAGGCAGCGAGAATTAATTTTGGAAGGAGcagaagagaaaagagaggctATAAGGCAGCTATGCTTCTCACTTGAGCATTATAGGAACGGCTACCATATGCTACGGCAGGCTGTCATAGGGCACAAGCGACTTCCAGTGATGGCATCCTAA
- the LOC113712264 gene encoding protein NETWORKED 4A isoform X3 yields MVKRNKLKKTVSKKSHSWWWDSHVSPKNSRWLQENLEEMDQNIKRMLKLIEHDADSFAKKAEMYYQKRPELINLVEEFYRMYRSLAERYDHVTGELRKSIPSDLQSQGSGISDISSEPPSTLPSPDRRPSRRKSGTRAAGFEFFLGAGGNGTDMSNKEGDESSTLDSDSESDDSSVNNYTATHGSDDDQGLRKRIIELEVELRDAKEKFLMLQEEISEGSHRGTKNENSEILLARLAGYEEELRKAREKIRLSEEQINMLKDELQKYKTMEFTNSVHGKDVSVLEDAVVVEDGSKVHKQELTDLHEPNGDSETVHSEDKIHNLKKELKITKEKLLDSEKEVARLSLELQNNGSAIHGLQDQLGSAQKDISTWKTKLEKERREVLKLQDRIVRYKSNVSDRDQEIRRLRETISNANESLSEENSQLRTEITRMVKEKTYLEDNLKEMDLRCQSLEEDVRRIKVGKAEMEAMLGAEIDELRVGILEKSSHVEELNRSLDTFKLNYETLRAEKDALDAKIVMYVAEISSKDIRFDEMNKHLHQLHVQHVELIARADVARKQAEELQLRIKELEREVGRQRELILEGAEEKREAIRQLCFSLEHYRNGYHMLRQAVIGHKRLPVMAS; encoded by the exons ATG GTCAAGCGGAATAAGTTGAAGAAGACTGTGTCAAAAAAATCACATTCCTGGTGGTGGGATAGCCACGTCAGTCCTAAAAACTCTAGGTGGCTTCAAGAAAATCTCGAAG AGATGGATCAGAATATCAAACGGATGCTGAAACTCATTGAACATGATGCGGATTCGTTTGCTAAAAAGGCCGAAATGTATTACCAGAAGAGGCCAGAACTTATTAATCTCGTTGAGGAGTTCTACCGAATGTACAGGTCATTGGCAGAGCGTTATGATCATGTTACTGGAGAGCTTCGGAAAAGCATTCCCTCGGATCTCCAATCGCAGGGCTCCGGCATCTCAGATATAAGTTCTGAACCACCTTCCACTTTGCCATCTCCTGATCGACGGCCCAGCCGACGAAAATCTGGTACCCGTGCTGCTGGATTTGAGTTTTTTCTTGGGGCTGGTGGAAATGGCACAGACATGTCCAACAAAGAAGGAGATGAATCATCAACCCTGGATTCTGATTCAGAATCAGATGATTCTTCTGTAAACAATTACACAGCAACACACGGTAGTGATGATGACCAAGGTTTGCGTAAGAGGATTATTGAATTGGAGGTAGAGCTCCGTgatgcaaaagaaaagtttttaaTGCTACAGGAGGAGATTTCCGAAGGCTCCCACCGAGGAACCAAAAATGAAAACTCTGAAATTTTGCTGGCTAGACTAGCAGGATATGAGGAAGAGTTGAGGAAAGCAAGGGAGAAGATTAGACTATCTGAGGAACAGATTAACATGTTGAAAGATGAGCTCCAAAAGTACAAGACGATGGAATTCACCAACAGTGTGCATGGTAAGGATGTCTCTGTGCTGGAAGATGCAGTGGTTGTGGAAGACGGTTCCAAGGTGCACAAACAAGAGCTGACAGACCTTCATGAACCCAATGGTGATTCGGAAACAGTGCACTCAGAAGACAAAATCCACAACCTCAAGAAAGAGTTAAAAATTACGAAAGAGAAGCTTCTTGATTCCGAGAAGGAAGTTGCACGCTTAAGCTTGGAACTTCAGAATAATGGATCGGCTATCCATGGCTTGCAGGATCAGCTAGGATCAGCACAAAAAGATATTTCTACTTGGAAAaccaaacttgaaaaagagagaAGGGAGGTCTTGAAGCTGCAGGACCGAATTGTGAGGTATAAATCCAATGTATCAGATCGTGATCAAGAAATCAGGAGATTAAGGGAAACAATTTCCAATGCTAACGAGAGCTTATCAGAGGAGAACTCTCAGCTTCGAACTGAAATTACTCGAATGGTGAAGGAAAAGACGTATCTGGAGGATAATCTGAAAGAAATGGATTTACGCTGCCAATCTTTGGAAGAGGATGTCAGACGGATCAAGGTGGGGAAAGCAGAGATGGAAGCTATGCTTGGGGCTGAAATCGACGAATTGAGGGTAGGCATTCTCGAGAAGAGCAGTCACGTTGAAGAACTGAATAGAAGTCTTGATACATTTAAGTTGAACTATGAAACATTGAGGGCAGAGAAGGATGCACTTGATGCAAAAATTGTTATGTATGTTGCAGAAATTAGTTCCAAAGACATCCGCTTTGATGAAATGAACAAGCATTTGCACCAATTGCATGTGCAGCATGTTGAGTTGATTGCTCGAGCTGATGTAGCGCGTAAACAGGCGGAAGAGCTGCAATTAAGAATTAAAGAACTGGAGAGAGAGGTGGGGAGGCAGCGAGAATTAATTTTGGAAGGAGcagaagagaaaagagaggctATAAGGCAGCTATGCTTCTCACTTGAGCATTATAGGAACGGCTACCATATGCTACGGCAGGCTGTCATAGGGCACAAGCGACTTCCAGTGATGGCATCCTAA
- the LOC113712264 gene encoding protein NETWORKED 4A isoform X4, with protein sequence MDQNIKRMLKLIEHDADSFAKKAEMYYQKRPELINLVEEFYRMYRSLAERYDHVTGELRKSIPSDLQSQGSGISDISSEPPSTLPSPDRRPSRRKSGTRAAGFEFFLGAGGNGTDMSNKEGDESSTLDSDSESDDSSVNNYTATHGSDDDQGLRKRIIELEVELRDAKEKFLMLQEEISEGSHRGTKNENSEILLARLAGYEEELRKAREKIRLSEEQINMLKDELQKYKTMEFTNSVHGKDVSVLEDAVVVEDGSKVHKQELTDLHEPNGDSETVHSEDKIHNLKKELKITKEKLLDSEKEVARLSLELQNNGSAIHGLQDQLGSAQKDISTWKTKLEKERREVLKLQDRIVRYKSNVSDRDQEIRRLRETISNANESLSEENSQLRTEITRMVKEKTYLEDNLKEMDLRCQSLEEDVRRIKVGKAEMEAMLGAEIDELRVGILEKSSHVEELNRSLDTFKLNYETLRAEKDALDAKIVMYVAEISSKDIRFDEMNKHLHQLHVQHVELIARADVARKQAEELQLRIKELEREVGRQRELILEGAEEKREAIRQLCFSLEHYRNGYHMLRQAVIGHKRLPVMAS encoded by the coding sequence ATGGATCAGAATATCAAACGGATGCTGAAACTCATTGAACATGATGCGGATTCGTTTGCTAAAAAGGCCGAAATGTATTACCAGAAGAGGCCAGAACTTATTAATCTCGTTGAGGAGTTCTACCGAATGTACAGGTCATTGGCAGAGCGTTATGATCATGTTACTGGAGAGCTTCGGAAAAGCATTCCCTCGGATCTCCAATCGCAGGGCTCCGGCATCTCAGATATAAGTTCTGAACCACCTTCCACTTTGCCATCTCCTGATCGACGGCCCAGCCGACGAAAATCTGGTACCCGTGCTGCTGGATTTGAGTTTTTTCTTGGGGCTGGTGGAAATGGCACAGACATGTCCAACAAAGAAGGAGATGAATCATCAACCCTGGATTCTGATTCAGAATCAGATGATTCTTCTGTAAACAATTACACAGCAACACACGGTAGTGATGATGACCAAGGTTTGCGTAAGAGGATTATTGAATTGGAGGTAGAGCTCCGTgatgcaaaagaaaagtttttaaTGCTACAGGAGGAGATTTCCGAAGGCTCCCACCGAGGAACCAAAAATGAAAACTCTGAAATTTTGCTGGCTAGACTAGCAGGATATGAGGAAGAGTTGAGGAAAGCAAGGGAGAAGATTAGACTATCTGAGGAACAGATTAACATGTTGAAAGATGAGCTCCAAAAGTACAAGACGATGGAATTCACCAACAGTGTGCATGGTAAGGATGTCTCTGTGCTGGAAGATGCAGTGGTTGTGGAAGACGGTTCCAAGGTGCACAAACAAGAGCTGACAGACCTTCATGAACCCAATGGTGATTCGGAAACAGTGCACTCAGAAGACAAAATCCACAACCTCAAGAAAGAGTTAAAAATTACGAAAGAGAAGCTTCTTGATTCCGAGAAGGAAGTTGCACGCTTAAGCTTGGAACTTCAGAATAATGGATCGGCTATCCATGGCTTGCAGGATCAGCTAGGATCAGCACAAAAAGATATTTCTACTTGGAAAaccaaacttgaaaaagagagaAGGGAGGTCTTGAAGCTGCAGGACCGAATTGTGAGGTATAAATCCAATGTATCAGATCGTGATCAAGAAATCAGGAGATTAAGGGAAACAATTTCCAATGCTAACGAGAGCTTATCAGAGGAGAACTCTCAGCTTCGAACTGAAATTACTCGAATGGTGAAGGAAAAGACGTATCTGGAGGATAATCTGAAAGAAATGGATTTACGCTGCCAATCTTTGGAAGAGGATGTCAGACGGATCAAGGTGGGGAAAGCAGAGATGGAAGCTATGCTTGGGGCTGAAATCGACGAATTGAGGGTAGGCATTCTCGAGAAGAGCAGTCACGTTGAAGAACTGAATAGAAGTCTTGATACATTTAAGTTGAACTATGAAACATTGAGGGCAGAGAAGGATGCACTTGATGCAAAAATTGTTATGTATGTTGCAGAAATTAGTTCCAAAGACATCCGCTTTGATGAAATGAACAAGCATTTGCACCAATTGCATGTGCAGCATGTTGAGTTGATTGCTCGAGCTGATGTAGCGCGTAAACAGGCGGAAGAGCTGCAATTAAGAATTAAAGAACTGGAGAGAGAGGTGGGGAGGCAGCGAGAATTAATTTTGGAAGGAGcagaagagaaaagagaggctATAAGGCAGCTATGCTTCTCACTTGAGCATTATAGGAACGGCTACCATATGCTACGGCAGGCTGTCATAGGGCACAAGCGACTTCCAGTGATGGCATCCTAA